A part of Arachis hypogaea cultivar Tifrunner chromosome 12, arahy.Tifrunner.gnm2.J5K5, whole genome shotgun sequence genomic DNA contains:
- the LOC112728866 gene encoding dehydration-responsive element-binding protein 1B-like, with the protein MQKRKAGRKKFQETRHPIYKGVRQRNGKWVCELRQPNNKTRVWLGTFSHPQMAAIAHDVAALAFRGDNASLNFPQSAASLPRLNAETTSLKSIQITATQVANNHFIEGTEEIMSIRGSNDGSSHEEELSSDSSFGEDSRSFYWDEEEVFNMPGLMNSLAEALIITPPALERGFNWVGVETTIDLTLWGD; encoded by the coding sequence atgcaaaaaAGAAAGGCAGGGAGGAAGAAATTCCAAGAGACAAGGCACCCTATTTACAAAGGTGTGAGGCAAAGGAATGGAAAATGGGTTTGTGAGCTTAGACAACCAAACAACAAAACTAGGGTTTGGCTTGGAACTTTTTCTCACCCTCAAATGGCGGCTATAGCCCATGATGTCGCTGCCTTGGCCTTCCGGGGCGACAATGCTTCCCTAAACTTTCCTCAGTCGGCTGCCTCGCTGCCTCGACTCAATGCTGAAACCACTTCTCTCAAAAGCATCCAGATAACTGCGACGCAGGTCGCGAACAATCACTTTATTGAAGGCACAGAAGAGATCATGAGTATCCGTGGAAGTAATGATGGTTCTTCTCATGAGGAGGAGTTGTCTTCGGATAGTAGTTTTGGAGAAGATTCTAGAAGCTTCTATTGGGATGAAGAGGAAGTGTTTAACATGCCAGGGTTGATGAATAGCTTGGCTGAAGCCTTGATTATAACTCCACCGGCTTTGGAAAGAGGCTTCAATTGGGTTGGTGTAGAAACTACTATAGATTTAACTCTATGGGGTGATTAA